The region GCGAAGCCGAGCATGGCGTACTTGATGACGTTCATGAACTGGCCGATGCCTTCTCGGCTCTCGTCGGAGAACTCCTTCTGCGTCTGCACCTTGAACACACCGTCGGCCGTCAGGGCCCGGGTGACGTTCCGCTTGAGCTGTGTGTCGGTGACCCCGCCGGCGGCCGTGACGTTGAGCTGGGTGAACCGGCCGGTGGCGCCGAGGAGTTCGCGCTGTGCGGTGGCGGTGTCGAAGTAGACGACGGCCGCACCGGGATTGGTCACCTTGAAGGTGGCTATGCCGACGATCCGCGCCCGGATGTCACCGGTCTGCGCGATGGTACGAAGCTCGTCGCCCATCTTCAGATGGTGCTTGTCGGCGGTGTCGGCGTCGACCATCACCTCGGTGGGCCCGCGGGGTGCGTGACCGCTGGTGATCTCCATCGAACGCAGGTCGTTGCGTGTCCAGTTGCCCGCGATGGTCGGAGCGCCGGTGGTGGACCCCATGTTCTCGTTGTCGCTGTTGACGACCGTCACGTTCATCGAACTGACCGAGCCCTCGGCCGACTTGACGCCCTCGGCCTGCTGCGCCTTGGCGAGCACGGAGGCCGGCAGCGACTCGGGCACCCCGTTCTGCGGGGTGTCGTCGCTCTTGGCCGCCTTCGGCGACACCGTGACGTCGGACGACGTGGTCGAGAAGAGCTTGTCGAACGTCGTGTTCATGGTGTCGGTGAAGACGAGCGTCCCGCACACGAACCCCACCGACAGCAGCACGGCCACCGCCGAGAGAGCCATCCGGCCCTTGTGCGCGAAGAAGTTGCGCATCGAGGTCTTCAGCACAGTCATGACGTACGCCCCCGCGCGTCGAAGTCCTTCATACGGTCGAGGACGCTGTCGGCGGTCGGCCGGAACATCTCGTCGACGATCCGCCCGTCCGCCAGATACAGCACCCGGTCGGCGTACGAGGCGGCCACCGGGTCGTGCGTGACCATCACGATGGTCTGGCCGAGCTCGTCCACCGAGCGGCGCAGGAAGCCCAACACCTCAGCGCCCGCACGGGAGTCGAGGTTTCCGGTCGGCTCGTCACCGAAGATGATCTCGGGACGCGCGGCCAACGCCCTTGCCACGGCGACGCGTTGCTGCTGACCGCCGGAGAGCTGGTTGGGCCGGTGCTTGAGCCGGTCCTTCAGTCCCACGGTCTCGACGACCTGGGCCAGCCAGCCCTTGTCCGGCTTGCGGCCCGCGATGTCCATGGGGAGCGTGATGTTCTCCAACGCGCTGAGCGTCGGCAGCAGGTTGAACGCCTGGAAGATGAACCCGATCCGGTCCCGGCGCAGTTGCGTCAGCTTCTTGTCCTTGAGCCCGGTGATCTCGGTGTCGTCGAGGTAGATCTGCCCGGACGTCACGGTGTCGAGGCCGGCGAGGCAGTGCATGAGGGTGGACTTGCCGGAGCCCGAAGGGCCCATGATCGCGGTGAACTGTCCCCGCGCGATGTCCACGTCGACCTGGTCCAGGGCGACGACACGGGTCTCACCGGACCCGTACGCCTTCACGACCTGCCGCGCCCGTGCGGCAACGGCCGTACGCCCTCCAGTGCCCCCGTGCCTGGTGATTGTCACAGCCGATGTCACGGTATGTCTCCTAAGTCGGTCAGTGCTGAGCGCGCACTGATCCCGGGTGATGCTTCGCTGATCCGCCGGACGGACTGTCCCGCGTCGTGTCTTCGCGTCGTGCCCTGCGTTGTGTGTATGAGTCTGCTGGTGGGAGGGGGTCCGGGTCTCTGGTGCCCAGCGCAGTCTTGTGCGGGGGAAAACCCCACCCCCGAAGTTCAGGAACGCCGTCCCCAGCGGCGTAAAGCCAGGTTAAGGAGCTGGGGCGCCCCGTCTCGTCCTCCGTCGGTACGAACCCTCCCCGAGCCTTAGTAAGGAGGTACCCCTAGGGGCTGTCCACCCCTCGGTGGAGCGGGTCTCGGGGTTGCCTCCACCCTCCTGCCCGGCCACGCTCCACCCTCCCGCCGCGTGAGGGTCAAGTGGCAGAGTGACCGTCGGCAGATAGATGCAGGGGGAAAGGAAACCTGGTGGGCAGTGGGCGCCGTACGAGACCCGAGACACGCGACACCGCGCAGCGCACCGGAACCGGGAAACGAGGGGCCGTCGTCGCCGCCCTGATGCTCGCGATGGCGCTGGCCGCGCTCGACTCCACCATCGTGTCCACCGCCGTACCGCAGATCGTCGGCGACCTCGGCGGCTTCTCCGTCTTCTCCTGGCTGTTCTCGGGCTACCTGCTGGCCGTCACGGTCACCCTCCCGGTCTACGGCAAGCTCTCCGACACCTTCGGCCGCAAACCGGTCCTGATAGCGGGCTGTGCCCTGTTTCTCGCCGGCTCGCTGCTCTGCGCGCTGGCCTGGAACATGGGCGCGCTGATCGCGTTCCGGATCATCCAGGGCCTCGGCGGCGGCGCCCTCCAGGGCACGGTCCAGACGCTGGCCGCCGACCTCTACCCGCTGGAGCAACGCCCCAAGATCCAGGCGAAGTTGTCGACCGTGTGGGCGACCTCGGCGGTGGCGGGCCCCGCGGTGGGCGGGATCCTGGCGGCCTACGCCGACTGGCGCTGGATCTTCCTCGTCAACCTCCCCGTCGGCGCGGTGGCGATGTGGCTCCTGGCCCGCCACCTCCACGAACCGCAGCGTGACACCTCCGGCGTCCGCCCGCGCATCGACTGGGCCGGCGCGCTGGCGGTCTTCGCGTGCGGCGGCGTACTCCTGACGGCCCTCGTCCAGGGCGGCGTGGCCTGGCCCTGGCTGTCGTGGCCGTCAACCGCCTTCTTCGGTACGGGACTTGCGCTCGTGCTGCTCGTCGTCGTGATCGAACGCCGCGCGGCCGAGCCGATCATCCCCGGGTGGGTGTGGCGGCGCCCCACGATCGCGGCGGTCAACCTGGCGCTGGGCGCGCTGGGCCTGCTGATGGTGGCCCCGACGGTGTTCCTGCCGACGTACGCCCAGTCGGTGCTGGGCCTGACCCCGATCGCGGCCGGATTCGTGCTGTCCGTATGGACGTTGAGCTGGCCGGTGTCGGCGGCGCTGAGCCAGCACGTGTACCGCAGGATCGGCTTCCGCGACACGGCGGTGCTCGGCATCGGCACGGCGACCCTGATCCTGCTGGCGTTCCCCTACCTCCCCTACCCGGGCTCTCCCTGGCAGCCCACGCTTCTGATGCTGCTGCTCGGCGGCGCTCTCGGTCTCTTCCAACTTCCGCTGATAGTGGGCGTCCAGTCGACGGTCGGCTGGTCGGAGCGCGGCACGACGACGGCGTCGGTGCTGTTCTGCCGCCAGAGCGGCCAGACGATCGGCGCGGCCCTGTTCGGCGCGGTGGCCAACGGCGTACTGGCGTCCCGGCTGGGCGGCGCGGGCGACCTGGACTCGGTGACCAGGTCGCTGGGCACGAGCACCGCGACGGAGGCGACCCGCCGGGCGATCGCGGACGCGGTGCACTCGGTGTACTTCGGAGCGGCGGGCGCGGCGGCACTGGCCTTCGTGGTGCTGCTGGTGCTGGCGCCGCGAAGGTTTCCGGTGCTGGAGAGGGACCAGTAGGGGCGGGCAGGGGAAAGGAACCAGTAGGGGAAAGGGACCAGTTGGGGCCGGTAGCGGAACGGGTGGCGCGGGACTTCAGCCGTTTCTACTCCGCCGCCGCCCGCCCCGTGAGCGTGGTCAGGCTGCTGCGTACATGGTCCATGTGGGCCTGTACGTCGTCCCACTCCTGCCCGTGCTCCCGCAGCAGGCGCTCCGTCTCGCGGGCGACGCGGTCCTCCTGGACGCGGGCCTCGGCGAGGATCTCGGCGGCGCGGATCCGGGCGTATTCCTCGGTGCGCCCGACCGATCCCTCGGCCTCCGCGAAGGCCCGCTCCGCCTCGGACAGCGCGGCCTCGGCAGCCGCAACCCGCTCCATGTTCCGTGCCTCCAGGGCGACTTCACGCTCGGCGGAGAGCCGTTCCGCCGCGGCCCACCGCTCGGCGTACTCCTTCTCCTGCTCGGCGAGCAGCCCCGAGGTCCGCAGCCGCATCTCCCGCAACGCGGCCAGCGCCTCCCCCCGGCCCTCCTTGACCTCCCGCCGGGCGCCGATCCGGATCTCGTCGGCCTCGGCGCGGGCGGCGAGCAGCCGGTGCCGGGCACGTTCCTCGGCCTCGGTCCGTACGGTCTCGGCGGCGGCGCCCGCGGCCTCCAGCAGCGCGTCGGCGCGGGCCTCGGCCGCCGCGACCAGCTGCCGCGCCTCGCTCCGCCCCCGCTCCCGCACCGCGCCGGCCTCCTCGACGCCCAACTCGAAGAGCTGCCGGGCGCGTTCACCGAGGCTGTCGTACGTCTGCGGCTCCAGCGCCGCCACGACCTCCCGCAGCCGCTCCGACTCCGCGTCCATCTCCCGGGCGAGCACGGTCAGCCGCGCGGCCCGCTCCCAGGCCGCGTCCCGCTCCGCGGAGAGCGCGGCGGCGTACGCGTCGACCTGATCGGGCCGGTAACCGCGCCCCCGTCCGGCCCCGAAACCGGCCACGAAACCGTACGACATCGCTGCGCCGCTCATCCTGCAACCCCTCTCCGCGTACGACGTAATGATTCGCGCACATCTTGATGGATTGGGATGAAATGTGCCTAACGCGACACTCCGGGCCGAGTCACGACCGGTACGCGGAAGGGGGGTGGGTGACCGTACGTCGTACGGTCACCCACCCCCCTTCCGAAACAGCCCCGCCGGCCGGCTAGAGCAACCCGTCCCACATCTGCTCCAGCAGCACCGACCACCAGCTCTCCGGGGAGCCGAGCGCCGCCGGGTCGAGGGAGGCGAGCTGAACCTGGAAGTCGACGGTCCAGCGGCCCGCCTGCTCCTGGTTGAGGCCGTGGCGCAGCCGCCACATACGGCCGAGCAGCGCGAGACAGCGCGCGAACTCCGGCAGCCCCGTGTTCACGAACTGCGGCGGTACGGGCGCTCCGCCCGGCCCCGCCTCCACGGGCACCGCGACGATGTTCGCCGTCCCGTACTGCACGCAGACCGCCCTGCCGAAGTCGCTGCCCATCACGAGATACGACCCGGCGTCCGACGCCGGCCGCACCCCACGCTCCTGCGCCAGCTCCGCGAGTGTCGGCACCGGCCGCCCCGGCTGGGCCTGCGCCCAGAAGAACGGCCCCATGTCGGCGGGCAGCCCGGCGACGACCAGCGTGTGCGCCACGATCGGCGGCACCCCCTGCCGCGACACCGCCGCCTGGTCGAACCGGAACACCCCGGGCCCGAACGCACCGGCCAGCTCCTGCGCGACCCCCTCCGGGGGGATCGGCGGCGCGGGCTGCACCGGCGGAAGCGGCGTACGCACCGGCCCCGGTCGTGCCGGACCATCCGCCACCTGGTGCAACTCACCCTGGTGCGCGAGGAGTTGGGCCATGCCCTGCTGACGGCTCGCGTGATCGGTGCCGTAGGGCGCGATGCTCGTGATGCGGGCGTTCGGCCACTGCTCGCGGATCATGCGCGCGCAGTAGGCACCCGGCAGCTCACAGCTCTCCAACTCGGTGTGCAGTTCGAGGACCTGATCCGGCGGGATGTTCATCGCCCGCAGCTCGTGGAAGATCTGCCACTCCGGATGCGGCGTCCCCGGCGCGGACCTCCGGATCACCTGCTGCTCGGACCCGTCGG is a window of Streptomyces sp. B21-083 DNA encoding:
- a CDS encoding ABC transporter ATP-binding protein, with amino-acid sequence MTSAVTITRHGGTGGRTAVAARARQVVKAYGSGETRVVALDQVDVDIARGQFTAIMGPSGSGKSTLMHCLAGLDTVTSGQIYLDDTEITGLKDKKLTQLRRDRIGFIFQAFNLLPTLSALENITLPMDIAGRKPDKGWLAQVVETVGLKDRLKHRPNQLSGGQQQRVAVARALAARPEIIFGDEPTGNLDSRAGAEVLGFLRRSVDELGQTIVMVTHDPVAASYADRVLYLADGRIVDEMFRPTADSVLDRMKDFDARGRTS
- a CDS encoding MFS transporter; this encodes MVGSGRRTRPETRDTAQRTGTGKRGAVVAALMLAMALAALDSTIVSTAVPQIVGDLGGFSVFSWLFSGYLLAVTVTLPVYGKLSDTFGRKPVLIAGCALFLAGSLLCALAWNMGALIAFRIIQGLGGGALQGTVQTLAADLYPLEQRPKIQAKLSTVWATSAVAGPAVGGILAAYADWRWIFLVNLPVGAVAMWLLARHLHEPQRDTSGVRPRIDWAGALAVFACGGVLLTALVQGGVAWPWLSWPSTAFFGTGLALVLLVVVIERRAAEPIIPGWVWRRPTIAAVNLALGALGLLMVAPTVFLPTYAQSVLGLTPIAAGFVLSVWTLSWPVSAALSQHVYRRIGFRDTAVLGIGTATLILLAFPYLPYPGSPWQPTLLMLLLGGALGLFQLPLIVGVQSTVGWSERGTTTASVLFCRQSGQTIGAALFGAVANGVLASRLGGAGDLDSVTRSLGTSTATEATRRAIADAVHSVYFGAAGAAALAFVVLLVLAPRRFPVLERDQ
- a CDS encoding cellulose-binding protein; the protein is MSGAAMSYGFVAGFGAGRGRGYRPDQVDAYAAALSAERDAAWERAARLTVLAREMDAESERLREVVAALEPQTYDSLGERARQLFELGVEEAGAVRERGRSEARQLVAAAEARADALLEAAGAAAETVRTEAEERARHRLLAARAEADEIRIGARREVKEGRGEALAALREMRLRTSGLLAEQEKEYAERWAAAERLSAEREVALEARNMERVAAAEAALSEAERAFAEAEGSVGRTEEYARIRAAEILAEARVQEDRVARETERLLREHGQEWDDVQAHMDHVRSSLTTLTGRAAAE